A DNA window from Bacteroides cellulosilyticus contains the following coding sequences:
- a CDS encoding GH116 family glycosyl-hydrolase — MSKRTFVSLAFCLAGIFALHGQEENQNNYGVDEANTKFGLQSGVLGGETNYTYLSLKDHEDVSGVPLGGIGVGNINFAPSGKFTRIGMNNIHTPIKRSEHSFFSLWTRKGNEKEAVRLVRDSHVLYGMKGIEHIQYKGLFPTAELSYADNNLKVTPVIRAYSGLVPHNVKDSSLPVVWFEVDLISQEDMEAALAFSWEDFIGLFNDPKSLEGFDNGQLLSEGRANINNGENWPLREKAKTYVEPYQMGSLKGLIQYAADSLQPRKLTFQNYVNQVVIAVEEEKNVSYLPAYRSNSEAWDQFRNNGEFTSSLTKNVLTEQSQTSSASALAVKTQLKAGQKKTIRFMLAWYAPELQIDAEALPIGSYWPCGADYNKYYHNYFNSMNSLVSYAVSNRTRIARQTTEWQIPVLESSLPDWYKFKLINSGYVIYTNMVLTKGGDVMVNEGAMGGFAGTMDQRLSSHPFYQKFFTQLDRSEMDIFADAMDPEGYILHFIGHYYVGMGTVGGRVPTEKGWMLDNASGWIIQLVKDYEQTGDAEYLKAHLTGVKRAMKFLYSRMPQGSTIPVGPTTYDDFTHPPLYSYYAGVWLATLKAYEAIGKAIGDESIVKQAQQQFATSQKEALEKLWNGRFFAYGCEPDGSKRLDNVLFTGQLAGQFLSRYCGWGDVYPMDIVKASMMSQCKISLSKSPDYYANKVWDINLNRGIDNRGSQCWPFYLESYTALAGMQAGFYEDAMDIMKHIQLVHLRKGWTWTQNLWNPSDITYMTAPVTWFSTDVLAGAGVNIPRKELRLAPVVADDKVISIPLFYPNFWGVVTADPQKKSITFKITKKYGKERISFNKVISEPAGLSTSEKREIEIKEFVVEEGKTLDLSPYWDRIIDNRLEAPVLPEADKHDFRYVTIK, encoded by the coding sequence ATGAGTAAAAGAACCTTTGTCTCTTTAGCCTTTTGTCTTGCAGGAATATTTGCACTGCACGGGCAAGAAGAAAATCAGAACAATTATGGTGTCGATGAAGCCAATACCAAGTTCGGTCTTCAAAGTGGAGTTTTAGGTGGAGAAACCAACTATACTTACCTTTCATTAAAAGATCATGAAGACGTAAGCGGAGTGCCCTTGGGGGGTATTGGAGTAGGCAATATAAATTTCGCTCCAAGTGGCAAATTCACCAGGATAGGAATGAATAATATTCATACTCCTATTAAACGTTCGGAGCATTCATTCTTCTCTTTATGGACGCGGAAGGGAAATGAAAAAGAAGCTGTTCGTCTGGTTAGGGATAGTCATGTTTTGTATGGAATGAAAGGAATAGAACATATTCAATATAAAGGATTATTTCCTACAGCAGAATTAAGTTATGCGGATAATAATTTGAAAGTAACCCCTGTAATTCGTGCCTATTCAGGATTGGTGCCGCACAATGTGAAAGATTCCTCTTTGCCGGTAGTATGGTTTGAGGTTGATCTCATATCTCAGGAGGACATGGAAGCTGCATTAGCGTTTTCTTGGGAAGATTTTATCGGATTGTTTAATGATCCGAAGAGCTTGGAAGGTTTTGACAATGGCCAGCTATTGAGTGAAGGTAGAGCTAATATAAATAATGGAGAGAACTGGCCGTTGCGTGAGAAGGCTAAAACCTATGTAGAACCTTATCAGATGGGAAGCCTGAAAGGGTTGATACAATATGCTGCAGATAGCTTGCAACCTCGTAAATTGACTTTTCAGAACTATGTGAATCAAGTGGTGATTGCAGTGGAAGAAGAAAAGAATGTATCTTATCTTCCAGCTTATCGTTCGAATTCTGAAGCATGGGATCAGTTTAGAAATAATGGAGAATTCACTTCTTCACTAACTAAAAATGTACTGACGGAGCAATCTCAAACTTCTTCTGCTTCTGCACTGGCTGTTAAGACACAGTTGAAAGCAGGTCAAAAGAAAACAATTCGTTTTATGTTGGCATGGTATGCTCCTGAACTGCAGATTGATGCGGAAGCCCTTCCTATTGGTAGCTACTGGCCTTGTGGGGCTGACTACAATAAATACTATCATAATTATTTTAATAGTATGAATTCTCTGGTGAGCTATGCTGTATCCAATAGGACAAGAATTGCCCGACAGACTACGGAGTGGCAGATCCCGGTTCTTGAGAGTAGCCTTCCTGACTGGTATAAGTTTAAGCTTATTAATAGTGGATATGTCATTTATACCAATATGGTGCTTACTAAAGGAGGTGATGTTATGGTTAATGAGGGAGCCATGGGCGGCTTTGCCGGAACAATGGATCAACGTTTGAGTTCACATCCTTTTTACCAGAAATTTTTCACTCAACTGGATCGTTCGGAGATGGATATTTTTGCAGATGCAATGGATCCGGAAGGTTATATACTTCATTTCATCGGACATTACTATGTAGGTATGGGTACCGTAGGTGGCCGTGTGCCAACGGAAAAGGGTTGGATGTTGGACAATGCTTCCGGCTGGATCATACAACTTGTTAAAGACTATGAGCAGACTGGTGATGCAGAGTACTTGAAAGCGCATCTTACGGGAGTTAAAAGAGCCATGAAATTCTTATATAGTCGTATGCCCCAAGGCAGTACAATACCTGTAGGCCCTACTACGTACGATGATTTTACTCATCCCCCTTTGTATTCTTACTATGCAGGTGTATGGCTGGCTACACTCAAGGCTTACGAAGCTATAGGAAAAGCTATTGGAGATGAAAGCATTGTGAAACAGGCGCAACAACAGTTTGCTACCTCTCAGAAAGAGGCTCTTGAGAAGTTGTGGAACGGACGTTTTTTTGCCTACGGCTGTGAACCGGATGGTTCCAAAAGACTGGATAATGTATTGTTTACGGGACAGTTGGCAGGCCAGTTCCTGAGCCGTTACTGTGGATGGGGAGATGTGTATCCTATGGATATAGTGAAGGCATCTATGATGTCTCAATGCAAGATTTCTCTTTCCAAGTCTCCTGATTATTACGCTAATAAAGTGTGGGATATCAATCTGAACCGGGGCATTGATAATAGGGGATCACAATGCTGGCCCTTCTATCTGGAAAGCTATACTGCTTTGGCCGGTATGCAGGCCGGATTTTATGAAGATGCTATGGACATTATGAAACACATTCAATTAGTACATCTGCGTAAAGGCTGGACATGGACTCAAAATTTGTGGAACCCCAGTGACATTACTTATATGACAGCTCCGGTAACTTGGTTCTCTACAGATGTATTGGCTGGTGCAGGCGTTAACATTCCCCGAAAAGAATTGCGTTTGGCTCCTGTAGTGGCCGATGATAAAGTAATCAGCATCCCTCTGTTTTATCCTAACTTTTGGGGAGTAGTAACTGCTGATCCTCAGAAGAAATCCATCACTTTCAAAATAACGAAGAAATATGGTAAAGAGCGGATCAGTTTCAATAAAGTGATATCGGAACCTGCAGGACTTTCCACTTCCGAAAAGAGAGAAATCGAAATTAAAGAGTTTGTGGTGGAAGAGGGAAAAACGTTGGATCTGAGTCCGTATTGGGATCGTATTATTGACAATCGTCTGGAAGCCCCGGTACTTCCGGAGGCAGATAAACATGACTTTCGTTACGTAACAATAAAATAA
- a CDS encoding kelch repeat-containing protein gives MRYIGSFILLLCFLCLRANAQGLEFNTYESETIQKTSYSVFDENPLTFKGHFSISYDLAIQDYGSFGYIFRLKDLKRENADIYSFVFSYDNDERSYLKFNIEAKECLIVDTLCNKKLGPRRWIPIEISFFLKEDSVCLTIDKRQYQSGKLGLSGELTPTIMFGSSKFSEEIPSFAIRNLVISDMNQQINFPLNESSGILVHDKQGKIRGKAINPIWLINKSYYWNLLHSQASESTAGYNYDSNSGNFVYFNSDSLYTLDIRRNIWEGYKHQSLPMKMYLGTNFFYPDSHSVYIYEVDNHADVCTICALNVLTGEVEKVDDKFLPSQRHHHSSYLDTIHNKFYIFGGFGSRKYTNTLEVYDLDQKSWNTIKLKGDFVAPRFFSSMGALNANELLLFGGTGNSSGDQSIGKIYYYDLYKINLKDSTVQKVRDFSYDGTQIVPVRNLLLSDDGASFYTLCYPMQEASSHLQLYKFSLQNDSYEVLGNSIPMESKAILSNANLYYNKETKEFYCCTQEFNERGGESSVTRFYSLSAPAIAENALFLYAVEEGLSLRAVIFVMVVVLVLIVGITYYLKRKKEKQPIPKVTPIRETCTQVENRKSPQANALYLFGEFTIIDKKGKDITHLFSSKIKQLFLLTFLNGLGNKEGITSNYIYGLLWPEKELSSAKNLKGVTINRLRKILDDLEGIELVYTNSRYSIQLSEAFYCDYQQYLEQMNKIRQSDASQEVSQSLIGILSRGKFLKSIDDSMFDSFKSEQEYELHEMLTIELNNLYMKAAYEQVVQLAEIWLRVDSLNDMALWYMLNACHKLKKEDQAMKKYYLYIAEYNKSMGNNYSYSYSDIIHNDLRTSFQ, from the coding sequence ATGAGATATATAGGATCTTTCATATTGCTACTTTGCTTTTTATGCTTGCGAGCCAATGCTCAAGGTCTTGAATTTAATACTTATGAATCTGAAACTATACAAAAGACAAGCTATTCTGTTTTTGATGAAAATCCTTTGACCTTTAAAGGTCATTTCTCTATATCTTATGATTTGGCTATTCAGGATTATGGGTCTTTCGGTTATATATTCCGATTAAAAGATCTGAAGCGTGAAAATGCAGATATTTATAGTTTTGTTTTCTCTTATGACAATGACGAACGGAGTTATCTGAAATTTAATATTGAGGCAAAAGAATGTCTTATTGTAGATACTCTATGTAATAAAAAACTTGGCCCTCGGCGTTGGATACCCATAGAAATCTCCTTTTTTTTAAAAGAAGATTCTGTATGCCTTACTATTGATAAGCGACAATATCAATCAGGAAAATTAGGCTTATCCGGAGAATTGACTCCTACCATCATGTTCGGAAGTAGTAAGTTTTCTGAAGAAATACCTTCTTTTGCAATCCGGAATTTAGTAATCTCTGACATGAATCAACAAATCAATTTTCCTCTGAATGAAAGTTCCGGTATTCTTGTTCATGATAAACAAGGAAAGATCAGGGGAAAAGCAATTAACCCAATCTGGTTAATAAATAAATCCTATTATTGGAATTTGCTTCATTCGCAGGCTTCTGAGAGTACGGCGGGGTATAATTATGATTCCAATTCTGGCAATTTTGTCTATTTTAACAGCGATTCTTTATATACTTTGGATATCCGCCGTAATATTTGGGAAGGGTATAAGCATCAATCCCTGCCGATGAAGATGTATTTGGGAACAAACTTTTTCTATCCGGATTCTCATTCTGTTTATATCTATGAAGTGGATAATCATGCAGATGTTTGCACCATTTGTGCTTTGAATGTACTTACAGGAGAAGTGGAAAAGGTTGATGATAAATTTTTGCCTTCACAGCGACACCACCATTCTTCTTATCTGGATACTATTCATAATAAGTTCTATATTTTTGGAGGTTTTGGCTCACGCAAATATACCAATACATTGGAAGTATATGATTTGGACCAAAAGTCATGGAATACTATTAAATTGAAAGGTGATTTTGTAGCCCCTCGTTTTTTCTCTTCTATGGGAGCATTGAATGCTAATGAGTTGCTTTTGTTTGGTGGCACTGGGAATAGTAGTGGGGATCAGAGTATCGGGAAAATATACTATTATGATCTCTATAAGATAAATCTGAAAGATTCAACCGTGCAGAAAGTGAGGGACTTCTCTTATGATGGAACTCAGATTGTTCCGGTAAGAAACCTTCTTTTATCTGATGATGGAGCTTCTTTCTATACGTTGTGTTATCCTATGCAGGAAGCTTCTTCCCATTTGCAGCTTTATAAGTTCTCGTTGCAGAATGATTCCTATGAAGTATTAGGTAATTCTATTCCTATGGAGTCGAAGGCTATTTTATCTAATGCAAATCTTTATTATAATAAAGAAACAAAGGAGTTTTATTGTTGTACGCAAGAATTTAATGAACGTGGCGGAGAATCTTCTGTTACACGTTTTTATTCATTGTCGGCACCTGCCATTGCAGAGAACGCATTGTTTTTATATGCTGTTGAAGAAGGACTTTCTTTGCGTGCTGTTATTTTTGTAATGGTTGTTGTACTGGTATTGATTGTTGGCATTACGTATTACTTGAAAAGGAAGAAAGAGAAACAACCGATACCTAAAGTCACACCTATTCGTGAAACTTGCACTCAGGTTGAAAATAGAAAGTCACCACAGGCAAATGCTTTGTATCTGTTTGGGGAATTCACTATAATAGATAAAAAAGGAAAAGATATCACTCATTTGTTTAGTTCCAAGATAAAGCAACTGTTCTTACTTACTTTTCTGAATGGTTTAGGTAATAAGGAAGGTATTACCTCGAATTATATTTATGGGTTGTTATGGCCAGAAAAAGAATTGAGTAGTGCCAAAAATCTGAAGGGCGTTACAATAAATCGATTAAGAAAAATACTGGATGATCTAGAAGGTATTGAATTGGTGTATACTAATAGTCGTTATTCTATCCAATTGTCGGAGGCTTTCTATTGCGATTATCAACAATATCTTGAACAAATGAATAAAATCCGGCAAAGTGATGCATCTCAGGAAGTCAGCCAATCACTGATCGGAATTTTGTCGCGAGGGAAATTTTTAAAGTCTATTGACGACTCTATGTTTGATTCCTTTAAGAGCGAACAAGAATATGAATTGCATGAGATGTTGACGATTGAGTTGAATAATCTATATATGAAAGCTGCGTATGAGCAGGTTGTTCAATTGGCTGAAATCTGGCTGAGAGTAGATTCTTTGAATGATATGGCTTTGTGGTATATGCTGAATGCCTGCCATAAGCTGAAGAAGGAAGATCAGGCAATGAAGAAATATTATCTGTATATTGCAGAATATAATAAAAGTATGGGTAATAACTATTCATATTCTTACTCTGATATCATACACAATGACTTAAGGACAAGTTTTCAATAA
- the recQ gene encoding DNA helicase RecQ, giving the protein MAGKKINLTDQLKKYFGFDTFKGNQEAIIQNLLAGNDTFVLMPTGGGKSLCYQLPSLMMEGTGIVISPLIALMKNQVDAMRNFSEEDGIAHFINSSLNKGAIDQVKSDILSGKTKLLYVAPESLTKEENVEFLKTVKISFYAVDEAHCISEWGHDFRPEYRRIRPIINEIGKAPVIALTATATPKVQHDIQKNLGMIDAEVFKSSFNRPNLYYEVRPKTNNIDRDIIKFIKNNSEKSGIIYCLSRKKVEELAEILQANGINARAYHAGMDSATRTQNQDDFLMEKIDVIVATIAFGMGIDKPDVRYVIHYDIPKSLEGYYQETGRAGRDGGEGQCITFYTNKDLQKLEKFMQGKPVAEQEIGKQLLLETAAYAESSVCRRKTLLHYFGEEYMEENCGNCDNCLNPKKQVEAQELLCTVIEAILAVKENFKADYIIDIIQGRETTEVQAHLHEDLEAFGSGMGEEDRTWNAVIRQALIAGYLSKDVENYGLLKVTDEGKKFLKHPKSFKITEDNDFEEVEEEAPARGGGSCAVDPALYSMLKDLRKKLSKKLEVPPYVIFQDPSLEAMATIYPVTLDELQNIPGVGAGKAKRYGEEFCKLIKRHCEENEIERPEDLRVRTVANKSKMKVAIIQAVDRKVALDDIALSKGIEFGDLLDEIEAIVYSGTKLNIDYFLDEIMDEDHMLDIYDYFKESTTDKIDDALDELGDDFTEEEVRLVRIKFISEMAN; this is encoded by the coding sequence ATGGCAGGGAAGAAGATTAATTTGACAGACCAGCTGAAGAAGTACTTCGGATTTGACACATTTAAAGGAAATCAGGAGGCTATCATACAAAATCTGTTGGCAGGTAACGATACATTCGTGCTGATGCCTACAGGTGGAGGAAAATCACTATGCTACCAGTTACCGTCATTAATGATGGAAGGTACGGGTATTGTGATTTCTCCGTTGATTGCCCTAATGAAGAACCAAGTCGATGCGATGCGTAACTTCAGTGAAGAAGATGGTATTGCCCATTTTATCAACTCTTCTCTTAATAAAGGTGCGATAGATCAGGTGAAGTCTGACATCCTCAGCGGTAAGACAAAGTTACTGTATGTAGCTCCCGAATCGCTGACGAAAGAGGAAAATGTAGAGTTTCTGAAGACAGTGAAGATTTCCTTCTATGCTGTAGACGAGGCCCACTGTATCTCTGAATGGGGACATGACTTCCGCCCGGAATATCGCCGTATCCGCCCTATTATCAATGAAATCGGAAAAGCTCCGGTGATTGCTCTGACTGCGACTGCGACCCCTAAAGTGCAACATGATATCCAGAAGAATCTGGGTATGATTGATGCCGAAGTGTTCAAGTCGTCGTTCAATCGTCCGAACCTCTATTATGAGGTACGTCCCAAGACCAATAACATAGATAGAGATATCATCAAGTTCATCAAGAATAATTCGGAAAAGTCGGGCATTATTTATTGCCTGAGTCGGAAAAAGGTAGAGGAACTTGCTGAGATTCTACAGGCGAATGGTATTAATGCCCGCGCATACCATGCAGGAATGGATTCTGCAACACGCACGCAAAATCAAGACGACTTCTTGATGGAGAAAATAGATGTGATTGTAGCTACCATTGCTTTTGGTATGGGTATTGACAAGCCTGATGTGCGCTATGTTATTCATTATGATATCCCGAAAAGTCTGGAAGGATATTATCAGGAAACAGGACGTGCCGGAAGAGATGGAGGCGAAGGACAGTGTATTACCTTTTATACCAATAAAGACTTGCAGAAACTTGAAAAGTTCATGCAAGGTAAACCTGTGGCAGAGCAGGAAATCGGTAAACAGCTTCTGCTGGAAACCGCTGCTTATGCCGAATCTTCCGTATGCCGCCGAAAAACGCTGTTGCATTACTTCGGTGAAGAGTATATGGAAGAGAACTGTGGAAATTGTGACAACTGTTTAAACCCGAAAAAACAAGTGGAGGCTCAAGAATTATTGTGTACCGTGATAGAGGCTATTCTCGCGGTGAAAGAAAATTTTAAGGCAGATTATATCATCGACATTATACAAGGACGTGAAACTACCGAAGTGCAGGCGCATCTGCATGAAGACCTGGAAGCTTTCGGCTCCGGCATGGGAGAAGAAGACAGAACATGGAATGCTGTCATCCGTCAGGCACTCATTGCTGGTTACTTGAGTAAAGATGTGGAAAATTACGGTTTGCTGAAAGTAACGGATGAAGGAAAGAAGTTCCTGAAACATCCTAAATCGTTCAAGATAACCGAAGATAATGATTTCGAAGAAGTGGAAGAAGAAGCTCCGGCAAGGGGCGGTGGTTCTTGCGCTGTTGATCCGGCTCTTTATTCCATGCTGAAGGATTTGCGTAAGAAGCTTTCCAAGAAACTGGAAGTACCGCCTTATGTAATTTTCCAGGATCCTTCATTGGAAGCCATGGCAACCATTTATCCGGTGACACTGGATGAATTGCAAAACATTCCCGGGGTAGGTGCAGGTAAGGCTAAACGCTACGGTGAGGAGTTTTGCAAGCTGATAAAACGTCACTGTGAAGAGAATGAAATCGAACGCCCTGAAGACTTACGTGTTCGTACGGTTGCTAATAAATCCAAGATGAAAGTGGCTATTATTCAGGCTGTAGACCGTAAGGTGGCATTGGATGATATCGCACTTTCCAAAGGCATTGAGTTTGGTGATTTATTGGACGAAATCGAGGCAATCGTTTATTCTGGTACGAAGTTGAATATTGATTACTTCCTGGATGAGATTATGGACGAAGACCACATGTTGGATATCTATGATTATTTCAAGGAATCTACTACTGACAAGATAGATGACGCACTTGATGAACTGGGTGATGATTTCACGGAAGAAGAAGTAAGGTTGGTTCGCATTAAGTTTATTTCTGAGATGGCGAATTAA
- the clpX gene encoding ATP-dependent Clp protease ATP-binding subunit ClpX: protein MADSKRNKNRCSFCGRTEDEVGFLITGMNGYICDSCATQAYEITQEALGGVKRSGAATKLNLRELPKPLEIKEFLDQYVIGQDDAKRFLSVSVYNHYKRLLQKDGGDDVEIEKSNIIMVGSTGTGKTLLARTIAKLLHVPFTIVDATVLTEAGYVGEDIESILTRLLQVADYNVPEAEQGIVFIDEIDKIARKGDNPSITRDVSGEGVQQGLLKLLEGSVVNVPPQGGRKHPDQKMIPVNTKNILFICGGAFDGIEKKIAQRLNTHVVGYSAVRNTAVIDKSNMMQYIAPQDLKSFGLIPEIIGRLPVLTYLNPLDRAALRSILTEPKNSIIKQYVKLFEMDNVELTFEATVFEYIVDKAVEYKLGARGLRSIVETIMMDAMFEIPSEHKDHFEVTLDYAKHQLEKANIAKLQTA, encoded by the coding sequence ATGGCAGACTCAAAAAGAAACAAAAATAGGTGTAGTTTCTGTGGGCGTACGGAAGATGAAGTCGGATTTCTGATTACGGGAATGAACGGCTACATTTGTGATAGTTGTGCCACTCAGGCCTATGAGATCACTCAGGAGGCGCTGGGTGGAGTAAAAAGGAGTGGCGCTGCAACGAAACTGAACCTGAGAGAACTTCCGAAACCTTTAGAAATAAAAGAATTCCTTGATCAATACGTCATTGGACAGGATGATGCAAAACGCTTCCTTTCCGTGTCGGTATACAATCACTATAAACGCCTGTTGCAAAAAGACGGCGGTGATGATGTGGAAATTGAAAAGTCTAATATCATCATGGTAGGTAGTACCGGAACGGGAAAGACACTGCTTGCACGTACCATTGCTAAATTGCTTCACGTACCTTTTACTATTGTAGATGCTACGGTGCTTACCGAGGCTGGATACGTGGGCGAAGACATTGAAAGTATTTTGACCCGCCTGCTTCAGGTGGCAGATTACAATGTTCCCGAAGCTGAGCAGGGCATTGTGTTCATTGATGAAATTGATAAGATCGCCCGTAAGGGAGATAATCCTTCCATTACACGTGATGTAAGCGGAGAGGGTGTTCAACAAGGTTTACTGAAATTGTTGGAAGGTTCTGTTGTGAACGTTCCGCCTCAGGGAGGACGCAAGCATCCTGATCAGAAGATGATTCCGGTGAACACAAAGAACATTCTTTTTATTTGCGGTGGAGCATTCGATGGCATTGAGAAGAAAATTGCCCAGCGTCTGAACACACATGTGGTGGGTTATAGTGCAGTGCGTAACACTGCGGTAATTGATAAAAGCAATATGATGCAATATATTGCTCCTCAGGATTTAAAGTCATTCGGTCTGATACCTGAAATCATCGGTCGTCTGCCGGTGCTGACTTATTTGAATCCGTTGGATCGTGCCGCTTTGCGCTCTATTCTGACTGAACCTAAGAATTCCATTATCAAACAATATGTTAAACTGTTTGAGATGGACAATGTGGAACTGACATTCGAAGCTACTGTCTTTGAGTACATCGTAGATAAAGCTGTGGAATACAAGTTGGGAGCTCGTGGATTGCGATCCATTGTGGAAACCATCATGATGGATGCTATGTTCGAAATCCCGTCCGAACACAAGGATCACTTTGAAGTGACGTTGGATTATGCTAAACACCAGCTTGAAAAAGCAAACATTGCAAAACTGCAAACTGCTTAA
- the clpP gene encoding ATP-dependent Clp endopeptidase proteolytic subunit ClpP, translated as MDDFRKYATKHLGMNSLVLDDVIKSQAGYLNPYILEERQLNVTQLDVFSRLMMDRIIFLGTQVDDYTANTLQAQLLYLDSVEPGKDISIYINSPGGSVYAGLGIYDTMQFITSDVATICTGMAASMAAVLLVAGAEGKRSALTHSRVMIHQPMGGAQGQASDIEITAREIQKLKKELYTIIADHSHTPFDKVWADSDRDYWMTAQEAKEYGMVDEVLIKK; from the coding sequence ATGGATGATTTTAGAAAATACGCTACCAAGCATTTAGGTATGAATAGCTTGGTGTTGGACGATGTGATTAAATCACAAGCCGGGTATTTAAATCCTTATATCCTGGAAGAACGTCAACTCAATGTAACCCAGTTGGACGTTTTCTCCCGCTTGATGATGGATCGTATCATTTTCCTTGGTACACAGGTTGACGATTATACCGCTAATACTTTACAGGCGCAGTTACTGTATCTGGATTCGGTAGAACCGGGTAAAGATATCTCTATTTATATTAATTCACCGGGTGGTTCCGTATATGCGGGATTGGGTATCTATGATACAATGCAGTTTATCACGAGCGATGTGGCTACTATCTGTACAGGTATGGCAGCAAGTATGGCTGCAGTGTTGCTGGTGGCAGGTGCAGAAGGCAAGCGTTCGGCGCTGACTCACTCTCGTGTAATGATACATCAGCCAATGGGTGGTGCACAGGGACAGGCTTCGGATATTGAAATCACGGCACGTGAAATTCAGAAGCTGAAAAAGGAACTGTATACTATTATTGCTGACCACTCTCATACTCCTTTCGATAAAGTTTGGGCAGACTCTGACCGTGACTACTGGATGACGGCACAGGAAGCCAAAGAGTATGGCATGGTAGATGAAGTGTTGATTAAAAAATAA
- the tig gene encoding trigger factor, whose product MNVSLQNIDKVSALLTVKLEKADYQEKVDKSLKNLRQKAQVPGFRPGMVPMSLVKKMYGKSVIAEEVNKALSEAVYKYIQDNNVSILGEPLPNEDKQPDIDFDTMEEFEFLFDIALAPEFKAEVSTKDKVDYYLIDVTEDMVNNQVKAYTQRNGKYEQVDVYEDNDMLKGLLAELDENGNTKEGGIQVEAAVMMPSYMKNDEQKAIFANAKVNDVLVFNPYTAWDGNAAELSSLLKIDKEEAAEMKSNFSYQVEEVTRFVAGELTQEIFDQVCGKDVVKTEEEFRAKVKEVIANQFVADTDYKFLIDARKMLMEKVGKLEFPDALLKRIMRMNNQDKDEKFVEDNYDKSIEELTWHLIKEQLVKANDIKVEQEDVVNMAKEATRAQFAQYGMMSVPEDLLENYAKEMLKKKESVEGLVNRVVETKLASALKSQVTLENKTISAEEFNKMFE is encoded by the coding sequence ATGAACGTTTCATTACAAAACATTGACAAAGTAAGCGCTCTGCTTACTGTGAAGCTTGAGAAAGCCGATTATCAGGAAAAAGTTGATAAATCATTGAAAAATCTTCGTCAGAAAGCTCAGGTTCCGGGGTTCCGTCCGGGAATGGTTCCGATGAGTCTGGTGAAGAAAATGTATGGTAAATCTGTTATTGCTGAAGAAGTAAACAAGGCACTTTCAGAAGCTGTATATAAGTATATTCAAGATAATAATGTATCTATTCTCGGCGAACCGCTGCCAAATGAAGATAAGCAACCGGATATCGACTTCGATACTATGGAAGAATTCGAATTCCTTTTCGATATTGCTCTGGCACCTGAATTCAAAGCTGAAGTAAGCACTAAAGATAAAGTTGACTATTATTTGATTGACGTTACTGAAGATATGGTAAACAATCAGGTGAAGGCTTACACCCAACGTAATGGTAAGTACGAACAAGTGGACGTTTACGAAGATAACGATATGCTGAAGGGATTGCTGGCTGAATTGGATGAAAACGGCAATACCAAAGAAGGTGGCATTCAGGTAGAAGCTGCTGTAATGATGCCGTCTTACATGAAGAACGATGAGCAAAAAGCTATCTTTGCCAATGCAAAAGTAAATGATGTACTCGTATTCAATCCTTATACTGCATGGGATGGTAATGCAGCTGAACTGTCTTCTTTGTTGAAGATCGATAAAGAAGAAGCCGCTGAGATGAAATCTAACTTCAGCTATCAGGTAGAAGAAGTGACTCGTTTTGTAGCCGGTGAACTGACTCAGGAAATTTTCGATCAGGTATGTGGTAAAGATGTTGTGAAGACTGAAGAAGAATTCCGTGCTAAAGTAAAAGAAGTAATTGCTAATCAGTTTGTTGCAGACACTGATTATAAATTTCTGATCGACGCTCGTAAGATGTTGATGGAGAAAGTTGGCAAGTTGGAATTCCCGGATGCATTGCTAAAACGCATCATGCGCATGAACAACCAGGACAAAGACGAGAAATTTGTAGAAGACAACTATGATAAGAGTATCGAAGAACTGACATGGCACCTGATCAAGGAACAGTTGGTGAAAGCTAACGATATCAAGGTTGAACAGGAAGATGTAGTCAATATGGCTAAGGAAGCTACCCGTGCACAGTTCGCACAATATGGTATGATGAGTGTTCCTGAAGATCTTCTGGAAAACTATGCAAAAGAAATGCTGAAGAAGAAAGAAAGCGTTGAAGGTTTGGTAAACCGTGTTGTTGAAACTAAATTGGCTTCTGCTTTGAAGTCTCAGGTGACGCTGGAAAACAAAACAATTTCTGCAGAAGAATTCAATAAGATGTTTGAATAA
- a CDS encoding RNA recognition motif domain-containing protein — MNIYVGNLNYKVRESDLQKVMEDYGAVTAVKFIKDRETGRFRGIAFVEMEDAAAAAKAIEELDGAEYFGRNMVVKEARPPKY; from the coding sequence ATGAACATTTACGTAGGAAACCTTAACTACAAAGTTAGGGAATCAGACCTCCAAAAGGTCATGGAAGATTACGGTGCTGTAACCGCAGTCAAATTTATTAAAGATCGCGAAACCGGTCGTTTCAGAGGTATCGCATTTGTAGAAATGGAAGATGCAGCAGCTGCAGCTAAAGCTATTGAAGAACTCGATGGAGCCGAATATTTTGGCCGTAACATGGTAGTGAAAGAAGCAAGACCTCCGAAATACTAA